Proteins from a genomic interval of Lolium perenne isolate Kyuss_39 chromosome 1, Kyuss_2.0, whole genome shotgun sequence:
- the LOC127334258 gene encoding uncharacterized protein has product MAGVQLGGEGELKLLGTWASPWVSRVKLALHLKGLSYEYIEQDLDNKTSLLLASNPVHKKVPVLIHNGKAICESRVILEYIDEAYSATGPSLLPADPYERAIARFWAAYIDDKLVVPWVQAFKNNTEEERNEGMKQTLAAAETLEGALKECSKGKPFFGGDSMGYVDVVLGGLISWLQGTEELCGAKLFDDANTPLLLCWVERFVALDAAKVALPDVGELVEFAKMRLAQLGAAAAAAATYTTHQRQRANNHLSSVLTAEAPQRPTMSPEKQETAAAVRVLGRWPSPFMIRVLIALRLKGVEYELVEEPMGNRSELLLASNPVHRKIPVLLHHGRAVSESLIIVQYVDEVWASQGPAILPSDPHARAAERFWSQYVDDKFPTAIRVLRGKVAGDKDEAAAQVAAALEHLEEALVRCGQGKGYFGGDSLGYLDIALGSHVGWVRAVERMAQVCLLNAAKLPNLAAWTDRFCAHPAVADVMPHTDRFVEFSVNNDGVLKAPHINSK; this is encoded by the exons ATGGCGGGTGTTCAGTTGGGCGGCGAAGGTGAACTGAAGCTGCTGGGCACATGGGCGAGCCCATGGGTGTCCAGAGTGAAACTTGCCCTCCACCTGAAGGGCTTGAGCTACGAGTACATCGAGCAGGACCTCGACAACAAGACCAGCCTTCTCCTCGCGTCCAACCCGGTGCACAAGAAGGTGCCCGTGCTCATCCACAACGGCAAAGCAATCTGCGAGTCGCGCGTCATCCTGGAGTACATCGACGAGGCCTACAGCGCCACAGGCCCTTCCCTCCTGCCCGCCGACCCCTACGAACGCGCGATCGCTCGGTTCTGGGCTGCCTACATTGACGACAAG CTGGTTGTCCCGTGGGTTCAGGCGTTCAAGAACAATACAGAAGAGGAGAGGAACGAAGGGATGAAGCAGACGTTGGCAGCAGCAGAGACGCTGGAGGGAGCCCTGAAGGAGTGCTCCAAGGGGAAGCCCTTCTTTGGCGGCGATAGCATGGGGTATGTTGACGTCGTGCTGGGCGGTCTCATCTCGTGGCTGCAGGGAACGGAGGAGCTCTGCGGTGCCAAGCTCTTTGACGATGCCAACACCCCGCTTCTGCTCTGCTGGGTCGAGCGGTTTGTCGCGCTGGACGCCGCCAAGGTGGCTCTTCCCGATGTCGGCGAGCTGGTTGAGTTCGCCAAGATGAGGCTTGCCCAGCTAGGTGCTGCAGCGGCGGCTGCTGCAACT TACACTACACACCAGCGGCAACGAGCCAACAACCATCTCAGCTCAGTCCTGACAGCAGAAGCACCACAGCGGCCGACGATGTCGCCGGAGAAacaggagacggcggcggcggtgcgcGTGCTGGGCAGGTGGCCGAGCCCGTTTATGATCCGGGTCCTGATAGCGCTGCGGCTCAAGGGGGTGGAGTACGAGCTCGTGGAGGAGCCCATGGGCAACAGGAGCGAGCTGCTACTTGCGTCCAACCCCGTGCACAGGAAGATCCCCGTGCTCCTGCACCATGGCAGGGCCGTCTCCGAGTCCCTGATCATCGTCCAGTACGTCGACGAGGTATGGGCCTCTCAGGGCCCGGCGATCCTCCCGTCCGACCCCCACGCACGGGCTGCCGAGCGGTTCTGGAGCCAGTACGTCGACGACAAG TTTCCAACGGCGATCCGTGTGCTGAGGGGGAAGGTGGCTGGAGACAAGGACGAAGCTGCCGCTCAGGTGGCCGCCGCTCTTGAGCACCTGGAAGAGGCCTTGGTCCGGTGCGGCCAAGGAAAGGGCTACTTCGGCGGCGACAGCCTCGGGTACCTGGACATTGCTCTGGGGTCGCACGTCGGCTGGGTCAGGGCGGTGGAGAGGATGGCACAGGTCTGCCTCCTCAACGCGGCCAAGCTTCCTAACCTGGCGGCGTGGACGGATCGGTTCTGCGCCCACCCGGCCGTGGCGGACGTGATGCCTCACACGGACAGGTTCGTGGAGTTCAGCGTCAACAACGACGGCGTTCTAAAGGCACCTCATATAAATTCCAAGTGA
- the LOC127306951 gene encoding probable glutathione S-transferase GSTU6 — MAGGGGDDVKLLSFWASPPALRVRLALSIKGVNHEYVEEDLRNKSELLLQSNPVHKKVPVLIHGGKPVCESLVIVQYINEAFSGPDLLPADPYERSVARFWAAFVDDKFAKAMYQASWGKTEEEKAEGKKQVLEAVETLEGALRECSKGKSFFGGDSPGYVDVVLGGMLAWVRAGEVMLGVKTFDPTTTPLLAAWADSFGALDAVEAVMPDVGRLVDLAVKMQSAAAAEAAPVAN, encoded by the exons atggccggaggtggaggagacGATGTGAAGCTGCTGAGCTTTTGGGCGAGCCCGCCGGCCCTGCGAGTGCGCCTGGCGCTCAGCATCAAGGGCGTGAACCACGAGTACGTGGAGGAGGACCTCCGGAACAAGAGCGAGCTGCTCCTCCAGTCCAACCCCGTCCACAAGAAGGTGCCGGTGCTGATCCACGGCGGCAAGCCCGTCTGCGAGTCGCTGGTCATCGTCCAGTACATCAACGAGGCTTTCAGCGGCCCTGATCTCCTCCCGGCCGACCCCTACGAGCGCTCCGTGGCTCGGTTCTGGGCCGCCTTCGTCGACGACAAG TTCGCGAAGGCGATGTACCAGGCGTCATGGGGCAAgacggaggaggagaaggcggagGGGAAGAAGCAGGTGTTGGAGGCGGTGGAGACCCTGGAGGGAGCCCTGAGGGAGTGCTCCAAGGGGAAGAGCTTCTTCGGCGGCGACAGCCCCGGGTACGTGGACGTGGTGCTCGGCGGCATGCTCGCGTGGGTGCGCGCCGGTGAGGTGATGCTGGGAGTCAAGACCTTCGACCCTACCACGACGCCTCTCCTGGCCGCGTGGGCGGACAGCTTCGGCGCGCTGGACGCGGTGGAGGCGGTCATGCCGGACGTCGGAAGGTTGGTCGACCTTGCCGTGAAGATGCAGTCTGCTGCGGCTGCCGAGGCTGCCCCAGTGGCTAACTAA